A single Pseudomonas putida DNA region contains:
- a CDS encoding helix-turn-helix domain-containing protein, producing the protein MHKDSAHRASVLQHVSLNVRSLRNAAGMSQSALAERSGVSRRMLVAIEAGEKNVSLTTLDLIAEALGVAFSTLIQAPDQRDPSRIDELAWTGEHPQSKAVLLASSAARREVEIWEWTLAPGECYTSEADAEGWSEQIYVAEGQLTLIIEGAGHCLQVGQFHVFPSNCRYAYRNDGSVPVRFVRNVVI; encoded by the coding sequence GTGCACAAAGATTCCGCGCACCGTGCATCGGTGCTGCAACACGTCAGCCTCAATGTCCGTAGCCTGCGCAACGCGGCCGGCATGAGCCAGAGTGCCCTGGCCGAACGCTCCGGGGTCAGCCGGCGGATGCTGGTGGCAATCGAGGCGGGCGAGAAGAATGTCAGCCTGACCACTCTCGACCTGATTGCCGAAGCCCTCGGGGTCGCCTTCAGCACCCTGATCCAGGCTCCGGATCAGCGCGACCCCAGCCGCATCGACGAACTGGCCTGGACCGGCGAGCACCCGCAGAGCAAGGCAGTGCTGCTGGCCAGCAGCGCTGCCCGGCGCGAGGTGGAAATTTGGGAATGGACCCTCGCGCCTGGCGAGTGCTACACCAGCGAAGCCGATGCCGAGGGCTGGAGTGAGCAGATCTACGTGGCTGAAGGCCAACTTACACTGATCATCGAAGGCGCCGGGCACTGTCTGCAGGTCGGGCAGTTCCATGTGTTCCCCAGCAATTGCCGCTATGCCTACCGCAATGATGGGTCAGTCCCCGTGCGCTTCGTGCGTAATGTGGTGATCTGA
- the rhtA gene encoding threonine/homoserine exporter RhtA, giving the protein MNTQPRSLAATLFPIGLLLIAMASIQSGASLAKSMFPIIGAQGTTTLRLIFASVIMLLILRPWRVRMTANTLRNVVIYGMSLGGMNFLFYMSLQTTPLGIAVALEFTGPLAVALFASRRALDFLWIALAVAGLLLLLPVGHGGQPLDVLGAAYALGAGVCWALYILFGQRAGAEHGIQSAALGVVVAALFVAPIGIVHAGSALLTPAVIPLALGVAVLSTALPYSLEMVALTRMPARTFGTLMSIEPAIGALSGLLFLGEVLSTTQWLAILAIIAASAGATLSMRREASPAVAAD; this is encoded by the coding sequence ATGAACACCCAACCCCGCAGCCTGGCCGCCACCCTCTTCCCGATCGGCCTGCTGCTCATTGCCATGGCCTCGATCCAGTCCGGCGCCTCACTGGCGAAAAGCATGTTCCCAATCATCGGCGCACAAGGCACCACCACCCTGCGCCTGATCTTCGCCAGCGTCATCATGCTGCTAATCCTGCGCCCCTGGCGCGTGCGCATGACCGCCAACACCCTGCGCAACGTCGTCATCTACGGGATGTCCCTGGGTGGCATGAACTTCCTCTTCTATATGTCGCTGCAAACCACGCCACTGGGTATCGCCGTTGCCCTGGAGTTCACCGGCCCGCTGGCCGTGGCGCTGTTCGCCTCACGCCGTGCACTCGATTTCCTGTGGATTGCCCTGGCAGTCGCTGGCCTGTTGCTGCTCTTACCGGTAGGTCATGGCGGCCAACCACTTGATGTACTGGGGGCAGCTTATGCGCTTGGCGCGGGTGTGTGCTGGGCACTCTACATTCTGTTCGGCCAGCGTGCCGGTGCCGAGCACGGCATCCAGAGCGCTGCCCTCGGCGTCGTGGTCGCGGCCTTGTTCGTCGCGCCCATCGGCATCGTCCATGCCGGCAGTGCATTGCTCACCCCGGCTGTAATCCCGCTGGCACTGGGCGTCGCCGTACTTTCGACCGCCCTGCCCTATAGCCTGGAAATGGTCGCCCTGACTCGCATGCCAGCGCGCACCTTCGGCACCCTGATGAGTATCGAACCGGCGATAGGCGCCCTGTCAGGCCTGCTGTTCCTCGGCGAAGTACTGAGCACCACTCAGTGGCTGGCAATTCTTGCCATCATCGCAGCCTCGGCTGGCGCTACGTTGTCCATGCGCCGCGAGGCAAGCCCGGCAGTCGCAGCAGACTGA
- a CDS encoding GlxA family transcriptional regulator, with amino-acid sequence MTAKTDSLGSLQIGLLHYPGAQRAALHGLSDLFSVANRVAVELGAVELPRVCVSHWRVDEAGQLQCLEDSPGTAGQPLRVLIIPPSLEPTPALELLERHRQVLRQWHGQGTVLASVCIGVFFIAASGLLDGRAASTHWNYAQALAQRYPKVRVEANQPLLDDGDIMTSAGLMAWTELGLRLLERYLGVCVAWETARYMSVEPVTRPLPGVLFNPRLDHGDEAVLRVQHWLQADGAQDADLAGMAACAGLEARTFLRRFRAATGLKPTEYCQQVRVGRACRMLEFTRRTVEQVAWGVGYQDPGAFRKVFQRITGLTPSEYRQRLALPCSG; translated from the coding sequence ATGACGGCAAAAACTGACAGCCTTGGCAGCTTGCAGATCGGCCTGCTGCATTACCCTGGCGCGCAGCGCGCGGCGCTGCATGGCCTGAGTGACTTGTTCAGCGTGGCCAACCGCGTGGCCGTCGAACTGGGTGCGGTTGAGCTGCCGCGGGTGTGTGTCAGCCACTGGCGGGTCGATGAGGCGGGGCAGTTACAGTGTCTTGAGGATAGCCCTGGTACGGCGGGCCAGCCGCTGCGCGTGCTGATCATCCCGCCCAGCCTCGAGCCTACGCCTGCGTTGGAACTGCTCGAGCGTCATCGGCAGGTGCTGCGCCAATGGCATGGTCAGGGCACGGTCCTGGCGTCGGTGTGCATCGGCGTGTTCTTCATCGCTGCCAGTGGCCTGCTCGATGGTCGGGCCGCGAGTACCCACTGGAACTATGCGCAGGCCCTCGCCCAGCGTTACCCAAAGGTTCGCGTGGAGGCCAACCAGCCACTGCTGGATGATGGTGACATCATGACTTCAGCCGGCTTGATGGCCTGGACCGAGCTGGGGCTGCGCCTGTTGGAGCGCTATCTTGGTGTCTGCGTGGCCTGGGAGACGGCGCGCTACATGTCTGTCGAGCCGGTCACCAGGCCGTTGCCGGGGGTACTGTTCAACCCACGTCTGGATCATGGTGACGAGGCGGTGCTCAGGGTTCAGCACTGGTTGCAGGCAGATGGCGCGCAAGACGCCGACCTCGCTGGCATGGCAGCTTGTGCCGGGCTTGAGGCGCGCACATTCCTCAGGCGCTTCCGTGCTGCCACCGGATTGAAGCCCACCGAGTATTGCCAGCAGGTAAGGGTGGGGCGGGCCTGTCGGATGCTGGAGTTCACCCGGCGTACGGTCGAGCAGGTTGCCTGGGGTGTGGGGTATCAGGACCCCGGGGCGTTTCGCAAGGTGTTCCAGCGCATCACCGGGCTGACGCCAAGCGAGTACCGACAACGCCTTGCGCTGCCCTGCTCAGGGTAG
- a CDS encoding antibiotic biosynthesis monooxygenase, with amino-acid sequence MTAMPHSLWFTQMIEYEVPASRQAALAQALVTRSEELAARCQGLQGVSIQASDDGSRVLQYLQWQSRLAWAAAAECFAEEPFFEMLSQHQARGVNFAAYQALRSLVRGADGGLHCQVGEGQAYQGA; translated from the coding sequence ATGACGGCTATGCCGCATTCCCTGTGGTTCACTCAAATGATCGAATACGAAGTGCCTGCCTCGCGTCAGGCGGCGCTGGCTCAGGCCTTGGTCACTCGCAGCGAGGAACTGGCTGCGCGTTGCCAAGGTTTGCAAGGTGTCAGCATCCAGGCCAGTGACGATGGCAGCCGCGTCTTGCAGTACCTGCAATGGCAATCACGCCTGGCTTGGGCGGCGGCGGCGGAGTGCTTTGCCGAAGAACCGTTCTTCGAAATGCTGAGTCAGCATCAGGCGCGAGGTGTCAACTTCGCCGCCTACCAGGCGCTGCGCAGCCTGGTGCGCGGCGCTGATGGGGGCTTGCATTGCCAGGTTGGCGAGGGTCAGGCGTACCAAGGGGCGTAG
- a CDS encoding alpha/beta hydrolase family protein, whose protein sequence is MSIQSETVELQVEDDSIVGTLVSPGSKMPGILFVHGWGGSQQRDLARARHITGLGCVCMTFDLRGHEKTESQRLTVTREQNLKDLLAAYDRLVSHPAVDSSAIAIIGSSYGGYLATLLTLQRPVKWLALRVPAMYWDDEWNMPKQALDRQRLNAYRQRALGPADNRALAACAEFAGDVLLVESEQDDYVPHSTLMSYRSAFVSAHSLTHRIVDGADHALSSEASQKAYSSILAAWISEMVIGARLDRYPHYAPWYA, encoded by the coding sequence ATGAGCATTCAGAGTGAAACCGTTGAACTGCAAGTCGAAGATGACAGCATCGTCGGCACCCTGGTCAGCCCCGGAAGCAAGATGCCCGGCATTCTCTTCGTTCACGGCTGGGGCGGCAGCCAGCAGCGCGACCTGGCGCGCGCCCGGCATATCACCGGCCTGGGCTGCGTGTGCATGACCTTCGACCTGCGCGGCCACGAGAAGACCGAAAGCCAGCGCCTGACCGTCACCCGAGAACAGAACCTCAAGGACCTTCTGGCTGCCTACGACCGACTGGTCAGCCACCCGGCGGTGGACAGCAGCGCCATCGCCATCATCGGCAGTAGCTACGGCGGCTACCTGGCCACCCTGCTGACCTTGCAGCGACCGGTGAAATGGCTGGCATTGCGGGTACCGGCGATGTACTGGGACGACGAATGGAACATGCCCAAGCAGGCCCTCGACCGCCAGCGCCTCAACGCCTATCGCCAGCGCGCCCTCGGCCCGGCCGACAATCGTGCCCTGGCCGCTTGCGCCGAGTTTGCCGGCGACGTGCTGCTGGTCGAATCGGAACAGGACGACTATGTGCCGCACTCCACATTGATGAGCTATCGCTCGGCGTTCGTCAGTGCGCACTCGCTGACCCATCGTATCGTCGACGGTGCCGACCACGCCTTGTCCAGTGAAGCGAGTCAGAAGGCCTACAGCTCGATCCTGGCCGCGTGGATCAGCGAAATGGTGATTGGTGCGCGCCTTGACCGTTACCCACACTACGCCCCTTGGTACGCCTGA
- a CDS encoding aminopeptidase P family protein — translation MNVQTTIQQSVPERLARVRQVMAREGVDALLVPSADPHLSEYLPGYWQGRRWLSGFDGSVGTLVVTADFAGVWVDSRYWEQAEKELAGSGIDLMKLLPGKPGALEWLGDNIRVNGAVAVDGAVMALAAARQLEERLRAREARLVTDRDLLAEVWEGRPALPGNPVYQHLPPHATVSRAEKLGQLRATLQEKGADWHFIATLDDIAWLFNLRGSDVSYNPVFVSFALVGKDQAILFVGVEKLDEHLRHVLEVDGIEVRDYTSVHDALAALAPDSRLLVDPARVTCGLLENLDAKVQLVEGLNPTTLSKSRKSEEELVHVRQVMEQDGAALCEFFAWFEAHQGQEVITELTVDEQLSAARARRPGFVSLSFSTIAAFNGNGAMPHYRATEESHAVIEGDGLLLIDSGGQYLGGTTDITRMVPVGSPSLEQKQDCTRVLKGMIALSRASFPRGILSPLLDAIARAPIWADQVDYGHGTGHGVGYFMNVHEGPQVIAYQAATTPQTAMQEGMISSIEPGTYRAGAWGVRIENLVVSRESGKSAFGDFLRFETLTLCPIDTRCLLPAMLTEDERGWLNQYHVMVHERLSPLLQGASLDWLKRRTAPL, via the coding sequence ATGAACGTTCAGACCACGATTCAGCAAAGTGTGCCGGAGCGCCTGGCGCGCGTGCGCCAGGTCATGGCACGGGAGGGGGTCGATGCCCTGCTGGTGCCGTCGGCAGACCCGCATCTTTCCGAGTATCTGCCAGGTTACTGGCAGGGGCGTCGGTGGCTCTCGGGGTTCGATGGCTCGGTGGGCACTTTGGTAGTGACTGCGGACTTTGCCGGAGTGTGGGTGGACAGCCGCTACTGGGAGCAAGCCGAGAAGGAACTGGCTGGTAGCGGCATCGACTTGATGAAGTTGCTGCCCGGCAAGCCGGGCGCGCTGGAGTGGCTCGGGGACAATATTCGGGTGAATGGGGCCGTGGCTGTGGATGGCGCGGTCATGGCGTTGGCTGCGGCGCGTCAGCTCGAAGAGCGGCTCCGGGCTCGCGAGGCGCGTCTGGTAACCGATCGGGATCTTCTCGCCGAAGTGTGGGAGGGCCGTCCAGCGTTGCCTGGCAACCCGGTCTATCAGCACCTGCCGCCCCACGCCACGGTCAGTCGGGCCGAGAAACTTGGGCAACTGCGCGCCACGTTGCAGGAGAAGGGCGCTGATTGGCACTTCATTGCGACCCTGGACGACATCGCCTGGTTGTTCAACCTGCGCGGTAGTGATGTGTCCTACAACCCTGTTTTCGTTTCCTTTGCCTTGGTCGGCAAGGACCAGGCTATCTTGTTCGTCGGTGTTGAAAAACTCGATGAGCACTTGCGCCATGTACTTGAGGTCGATGGCATCGAGGTGCGCGATTACACATCGGTGCACGATGCCCTGGCAGCGCTGGCGCCCGATAGCCGGCTGCTGGTCGATCCAGCGCGTGTGACCTGCGGCTTGCTGGAGAACCTGGATGCCAAGGTGCAACTGGTCGAAGGGTTGAACCCGACCACGCTGAGCAAATCACGCAAAAGCGAAGAGGAACTGGTGCATGTACGCCAGGTCATGGAGCAGGATGGCGCGGCCTTGTGCGAATTCTTCGCCTGGTTTGAAGCGCACCAGGGCCAGGAGGTCATCACCGAACTGACGGTGGATGAGCAGTTGAGTGCTGCGCGTGCCCGCCGGCCAGGCTTCGTCTCGCTGAGCTTTTCGACCATTGCGGCGTTCAATGGCAACGGCGCGATGCCGCATTATCGAGCTACCGAAGAATCCCACGCGGTTATCGAAGGTGATGGCCTGCTGTTGATCGACTCTGGAGGGCAGTACCTGGGAGGCACCACCGACATCACGCGGATGGTACCGGTGGGTAGTCCGAGCCTGGAGCAGAAGCAGGACTGCACGCGCGTACTCAAGGGGATGATCGCATTGTCGCGTGCCAGTTTCCCGCGCGGCATCCTGTCACCATTGCTCGATGCCATCGCACGGGCGCCGATTTGGGCAGACCAGGTCGACTACGGCCATGGTACCGGGCATGGCGTTGGCTACTTCATGAACGTGCACGAAGGTCCACAGGTTATCGCCTATCAGGCGGCAACCACCCCGCAGACGGCAATGCAGGAAGGAATGATCAGTTCGATCGAGCCGGGTACCTATCGGGCTGGTGCCTGGGGTGTGCGCATCGAAAATCTGGTGGTCAGCCGTGAGTCGGGCAAGAGTGCGTTTGGTGACTTCCTGCGTTTCGAGACCTTGACGCTGTGCCCTATCGATACCCGTTGCCTGCTTCCCGCGATGCTGACCGAGGACGAGCGGGGGTGGTTGAACCAGTACCACGTAATGGTGCATGAGCGCCTCTCACCTTTGCTGCAAGGGGCTTCGCTGGATTGGCTGAAGAGGCGTACTGCGCCGCTTTGA
- a CDS encoding cysteine hydrolase family protein: MSKQALIIIDIQNDYFPGGKWTLDGADKAADNAARLLAEARQKGDLVVHVRHEFESADAPFFAPGTQGSAIHSKVAPKAGEPVVLKHKVNAFLGTDLKQTLDQHQVKAVTIVGSMSHMCIDAASRAAADFGYDVTVAHDACATLPLEFEGKQVPAAHVHDSAMAALAFAYAKVVKTDELLKG, encoded by the coding sequence ATGAGCAAGCAGGCCCTGATCATCATCGACATCCAGAACGACTACTTCCCAGGCGGCAAATGGACCCTCGACGGCGCCGACAAGGCGGCTGACAATGCCGCCCGCCTGCTGGCCGAGGCGCGCCAGAAAGGCGACCTGGTGGTTCACGTGCGCCATGAGTTCGAAAGCGCCGATGCGCCCTTCTTCGCCCCGGGCACCCAGGGCTCGGCCATTCATTCAAAGGTGGCGCCAAAGGCGGGCGAACCCGTGGTACTCAAGCACAAGGTCAACGCGTTTCTCGGGACCGACCTTAAACAGACGCTGGACCAGCATCAGGTCAAGGCCGTGACCATCGTCGGCAGCATGAGCCACATGTGCATCGACGCCGCCTCCCGTGCGGCTGCCGACTTTGGCTATGACGTCACCGTGGCGCACGATGCCTGTGCCACCTTGCCGCTGGAGTTCGAAGGCAAGCAGGTCCCGGCAGCCCACGTGCACGACTCAGCCATGGCCGCGCTGGCGTTCGCCTATGCCAAGGTGGTGAAGACCGACGAGCTGCTCAAGGGCTGA
- a CDS encoding DMT family transporter, whose product MSQPTSSPQTAVSFRLSKAEMVLVFITMLWGGTFLLVHNVMTVSGPMFFVGLRFAAAALFVGLASARALPGLTFTELKAGVLIGVSIMLGYGLQTMGLQTISSSQSAFITALYVPFVPLLQWLVLGRRPGLMPSIGICLAFVGLMLLAGPEGGTLHFSEGEVVTLVSAVAIAAEIILISRFAGQVDVRRVTVVQLATASLLAFLMIVPTQERLPDFSWLLLLSALGLGAMSAVIQVAMNWAQKSVSPTRATLIYAGEPVWAGIVGRIAGERLPGVALIGGLLIVIAVVVSELKVRRNRETSEAHEAPARREHEAGL is encoded by the coding sequence ATGAGCCAGCCGACCAGCAGCCCACAGACCGCGGTATCTTTTCGCCTGAGCAAGGCGGAAATGGTGCTGGTGTTCATCACCATGCTATGGGGCGGTACCTTTCTGCTGGTGCACAACGTCATGACCGTGAGCGGCCCGATGTTCTTCGTCGGCCTGCGCTTCGCCGCAGCGGCGCTGTTCGTCGGCCTTGCCTCGGCGCGTGCTTTACCGGGCCTGACGTTCACGGAGCTGAAGGCCGGCGTGCTGATCGGGGTATCCATCATGCTGGGTTACGGCCTGCAGACCATGGGCCTGCAAACCATCAGCAGCAGCCAGTCGGCGTTCATCACCGCACTCTACGTTCCGTTCGTACCGCTTTTGCAATGGCTGGTGCTGGGGCGTCGCCCGGGGCTGATGCCGAGCATCGGCATCTGCCTGGCGTTCGTCGGCCTGATGTTACTGGCCGGGCCAGAAGGCGGCACATTGCATTTCAGCGAAGGTGAAGTGGTCACCCTCGTGAGCGCCGTAGCCATCGCCGCCGAGATCATCCTGATCAGCAGGTTCGCCGGCCAGGTCGATGTGCGCCGGGTCACCGTGGTGCAATTGGCCACCGCTTCGCTGCTGGCGTTCCTGATGATCGTCCCGACCCAGGAGCGCCTGCCTGATTTTTCCTGGCTGCTGTTGCTTAGCGCGCTGGGCCTGGGCGCCATGAGCGCGGTAATTCAGGTGGCGATGAACTGGGCGCAGAAGTCGGTTTCACCAACCCGCGCTACGCTGATCTACGCGGGCGAGCCGGTATGGGCGGGTATCGTCGGGCGCATCGCTGGCGAGCGCCTGCCCGGTGTCGCGCTGATCGGCGGGTTGCTGATCGTCATTGCCGTGGTGGTGAGCGAGCTGAAGGTCCGCCGCAACCGTGAAACCAGCGAAGCCCACGAAGCGCCAGCCCGTCGCGAACACGAAGCCGGCCTGTAA
- the soxR gene encoding redox-sensitive transcriptional activator SoxR, translating into MPSNPPAATDKLLSVGQLAARSGVAVTALHFYETKGLIQSTRNAGNQRRYPRAMLRRVAVIKMAQRLGIPLAEIASALAALPIDHTPTAEDWQQLSARWRDDLSRRIDEMVRLRDQLDGCIGCGCMSLKECPLRNRQDHLADAGPGPHLP; encoded by the coding sequence ATGCCCAGCAACCCACCTGCCGCCACGGACAAACTGCTCAGCGTCGGCCAACTGGCAGCGCGCAGCGGCGTGGCAGTAACCGCCCTGCATTTCTACGAAACAAAGGGGCTGATCCAGAGCACTCGCAATGCTGGCAACCAGCGGCGCTATCCCAGGGCAATGCTGCGCCGGGTCGCAGTGATCAAGATGGCCCAGCGGCTCGGCATACCGCTGGCCGAGATCGCCTCTGCTCTGGCCGCGCTGCCCATCGACCACACTCCGACCGCTGAAGACTGGCAACAGCTTTCGGCCCGCTGGCGTGATGACCTGAGCCGGCGTATCGACGAAATGGTCAGGCTGCGCGACCAGCTCGATGGCTGCATCGGCTGCGGTTGCATGTCGCTGAAGGAGTGCCCGCTGCGTAACCGCCAGGACCATCTGGCTGATGCCGGGCCGGGGCCGCACCTACCCTGA
- a CDS encoding DUF3182 family protein, with translation MPMPSACDQKTAVVLLDTREHTPEHEHAVHLKLAERLARLLGCDAVRTVVPTRANTRCYYVPTDTLVGTERYAAMGIRSEQDLFGGLVSHPYMATKAISHPLPAEADFPPGWTDAFARHASDALLCGYTVFSKADARRAAQLLLRDGPLRVKPVLACAGRGQQVITQADELEPLLANMDERDLALWGLVLEEDLSKVETFSVGQVRVAGLTCSYHGTQQLTRDHQGIEVYGGSELIVVRGDYQALLQRPLEDHLRLAINQAMTYEQAAEQHFPGFIASRRNYDIARGTTAQGHLRSGVLEQSWRLGGASSAELLALQAFADDPALQQVCASTHEVFGCPDLPTDATLFYQGNDSELGQLSKYARIRQHEHSE, from the coding sequence ATACCCATGCCCAGTGCCTGCGACCAGAAGACCGCCGTGGTGCTGCTCGACACCCGTGAGCACACCCCGGAACATGAACATGCCGTACACCTGAAGCTGGCTGAACGCCTGGCCCGGCTGTTGGGCTGCGATGCCGTGCGGACCGTTGTGCCGACCAGGGCAAACACACGCTGCTACTACGTGCCGACCGACACCTTGGTCGGCACTGAGCGTTATGCCGCCATGGGCATTCGCAGCGAGCAGGACCTGTTTGGCGGCCTGGTCAGCCACCCCTACATGGCTACCAAGGCCATTTCCCATCCGCTACCGGCCGAGGCCGACTTCCCACCTGGCTGGACCGATGCCTTCGCTCGCCATGCCAGTGACGCCCTGCTCTGCGGCTACACCGTGTTCAGCAAGGCCGATGCCCGCCGCGCCGCCCAGCTACTGCTGCGTGATGGCCCGCTGCGGGTGAAGCCGGTGCTGGCTTGTGCCGGCCGCGGCCAGCAAGTCATCACCCAGGCGGATGAACTGGAGCCGCTGCTGGCCAACATGGATGAACGGGACCTGGCCCTGTGGGGCCTGGTGCTGGAGGAGGACCTGAGCAAGGTAGAGACCTTCAGCGTTGGCCAGGTCCGCGTCGCGGGCCTGACCTGCAGCTATCACGGCACCCAGCAACTGACCCGTGACCACCAAGGCATCGAGGTCTACGGCGGCTCCGAACTGATCGTGGTGCGGGGTGACTACCAGGCCCTGCTGCAGCGGCCTCTGGAGGATCACCTGCGCCTGGCGATCAACCAGGCCATGACCTACGAGCAAGCCGCCGAACAGCATTTCCCGGGTTTCATCGCATCGCGGCGCAACTATGACATCGCCCGCGGCACCACAGCCCAAGGCCATCTGCGCAGCGGCGTACTCGAACAATCCTGGCGTCTGGGCGGAGCCAGCAGTGCCGAGCTCCTGGCGTTGCAGGCATTTGCCGACGACCCGGCACTGCAACAGGTATGCGCTTCAACCCATGAAGTATTCGGCTGCCCCGACCTGCCCACTGACGCCACGCTCTTCTATCAAGGAAACGACAGTGAACTCGGACAACTCAGCAAGTACGCGCGGATTCGCCAGCATGAGCATTCAGAGTGA